In the Populus trichocarpa isolate Nisqually-1 chromosome 1, P.trichocarpa_v4.1, whole genome shotgun sequence genome, one interval contains:
- the LOC7482825 gene encoding uncharacterized protein LOC7482825, which produces MEFSNIEESNGIITEEEENGTEINEIEQRKVRLMRAFVEREDPSVKEVDDLMIRRFLRARELDIEKASTLFLKYLSWRRSIIPNGFISSSEIPNELAQNKLFMQGIDKQNRPIVVVFGARHKPYKGSLEEFKRFVAYTLDRICARMPAGQEKFVSIADLEGWGYTNSDIRGYLAALSILQDCFPERLGKLFIVHVPYIFMTAWKVVYPFIDSKTKKKIIFVENKKLRSTLLGDIDESQLPDVYGGKLSLVPIQDD; this is translated from the exons ATGGAATTCAGTAACATAGAGGAATCAAATGGGATAATAACAGAAGAGGAAGAGAATGGAACTGAAATCAATGAGATTGAACAACGCAAAGTGCGTCTCATGAGAGCCTTTGTTGAAAGAGAAGATCCCTCTGTCAag GAAGTAGACGATTTGATGATCCGGAGATTTCTGCGTGCTCGAGAACTAGACATTGAGAAGGCGTCGACCTTATTCCTAAAGTACCTAAGCTGGAGGCGATCGATTATCCCAAATGGCTTCATATCTTCATCAGAGATTCCAAATGAACTTGCTCAAAACAAGTTGTTTATGCAAGGGATTGATAAGCAGAACCGTCCCATAGTTGTGGTTTTCGGTGCCAGACATAAGCCTTACAAAGGAAGTTTAGAGGAGTTCAAGC GTTTTGTTGCCTACACTCTCGATAGAATATGTGCCAG AATGCCAGCTGGACAGGAAAAGTTTGTGTCCATTGCAGATCTTGAAGGGTGGGGATACACCAATAGTGATATTCGTGGATATCTAGCAGCATTATCAATATTGCAG gATTGCTTCCCAGAGAGGTTAGGTAAATTGTTCATAGTTCATGTGCCCTACATATTTATGACTGCATGGAAGGTTGTCTACCCGTTTATTGACAGCAAAACCAAAAAGAAG ATAATCTTTGTCGAGAACAAAAAACTGAGATCCACTCTGCTTGGCGACATTGATGAGAGCCAGCTCCCAGATGTATATGGAGGCAAGCTGTCATTAGTTCCTATCCAAGACGACTAG